A genomic window from Pyxidicoccus trucidator includes:
- a CDS encoding RNA ligase RtcB family protein, whose protein sequence is MSTAASSATPSSAPMAQVRVIASPQSWVEGEAVRQLEAMARLPGMRLAVGLPDLHPGKGAPVGAAFTSEGFVYPYLVGNDIGCGMGLFDVDLLARKAKPERWAAKLDLEGPWSGDVDGFLSEHGVKATGFEAALGTVGGGNHFAEVQRVDAVHDAEAFAALGLAADRLLLLVHSGSRGLGEAILRAHVDRHAAGGLVDDSAEARNYLARHDHAVEWGRANRALVARRVLDGIGALGRRVLDVCHNSVTPLRVDGGTQWLHRKGAAPSDEGPVVIPGSRGALSYLVAPVGDGTGNAHSLAHGAGRKWTRTAARERMRERFTAESLTRTTFKSHVVCENKDLLFEEAPPAYKAIDRVVTDLVEAGLVRVVATLAPVLTYKTRARGE, encoded by the coding sequence ATGAGCACCGCCGCCTCCTCCGCTACCCCCTCCTCCGCGCCCATGGCGCAAGTCCGCGTCATCGCCTCGCCCCAGTCCTGGGTGGAGGGCGAGGCCGTGCGCCAGCTCGAAGCCATGGCGCGACTGCCCGGCATGCGACTGGCGGTGGGACTCCCGGACCTGCACCCCGGCAAGGGGGCCCCGGTGGGCGCCGCCTTCACGTCGGAGGGCTTCGTCTACCCCTACCTCGTCGGCAACGACATCGGCTGTGGCATGGGCCTGTTCGACGTGGACCTGCTGGCGCGCAAGGCGAAGCCAGAGCGGTGGGCGGCGAAGCTGGATTTGGAGGGGCCGTGGAGCGGGGACGTGGACGGCTTCCTCTCGGAGCATGGCGTGAAGGCCACCGGCTTCGAGGCGGCGCTGGGCACGGTGGGCGGTGGCAACCACTTCGCGGAGGTGCAGCGGGTGGACGCGGTGCACGACGCGGAGGCCTTCGCGGCGCTGGGGCTGGCGGCGGACCGGTTGCTCCTGCTGGTGCACTCCGGCTCTCGCGGGCTGGGCGAGGCGATTCTCCGGGCCCACGTGGACCGTCACGCGGCGGGCGGGCTGGTGGATGACTCCGCGGAGGCACGCAACTACCTCGCGCGGCATGACCATGCAGTGGAGTGGGGCCGGGCCAACCGGGCGCTGGTGGCGCGGCGGGTGCTGGACGGAATCGGAGCCCTCGGTCGTCGCGTCCTGGACGTGTGCCACAACAGCGTCACCCCGCTCCGGGTGGACGGAGGCACGCAGTGGCTGCACCGCAAGGGCGCGGCCCCGTCGGACGAGGGGCCGGTGGTGATTCCCGGCAGCCGGGGTGCGCTGAGCTATCTGGTGGCGCCGGTGGGAGACGGGACGGGCAACGCGCACAGCCTGGCGCACGGCGCCGGCCGCAAGTGGACGCGCACCGCCGCCCGGGAGCGCATGCGCGAGCGCTTCACCGCGGAGTCCCTCACGCGCACCACCTTCAAGAGCCACGTGGTGTGTGAGAACAAGGACCTCCTCTTCGAGGAGGCGCCGCCCGCGTACAAGGCCATTGACCGGGTGGTGACGGACCTGGTGGAGGCGGGCCTCGTCCGGGTGGTGGCCACGCTGGCGCCCGTGCTGACGTACAAGACGCGCGCCCGGGGGGAGTGA
- the gpmI gene encoding 2,3-bisphosphoglycerate-independent phosphoglycerate mutase — protein sequence MTPAHKVLLCILDGWGIRQERDANAILLAGTPHLDKLASPYPFTELQTAGLAVGLPEGQMGNSEVGHTNIGAGRVVYQDLVRINRAAESGELGQNPVLRAAMDGVKADGKALHLLGLVSPGGVHSSMEHLYALLRAARERGVPHVYVHAFLDGRDTPPQSALGYVEELERFLHETHAGRIATVSGRYYAMDRDKRWDRVQLAYEALVYGRGPKAPDALSAIRASYAEKVTDEFVKPTVLASGDGTPVGRIQDGDTVLFFNFRADRARELTKALAYPDFKEFDRGGLRLGRYVCMTQYDETFDLPVAFAPDQPQDIFPELLSQRGLRQLRTAETEKYAHVTFFFNGGREVVYPGEDRYMVPSPRDVKTYDLKPEMAAREVTAELVRRLDSGTYDFALVNFANPDMVGHSGRLDAAMQAVRVVDECLGVLGKACERNGWVLAISADHGNCEQMVDPVTGEPHTAHTLNPVPFHLIHPAFRGQKLRPGILADIAPTLCKVMGLPQSKEMNRMGLLP from the coding sequence ATGACTCCCGCGCACAAGGTCCTGCTCTGCATCCTGGACGGCTGGGGCATCCGCCAGGAGCGTGATGCGAATGCCATCCTCCTGGCTGGCACGCCCCACCTCGACAAGCTGGCGAGCCCCTACCCCTTCACCGAGCTGCAGACGGCCGGCCTGGCCGTGGGCCTGCCCGAGGGGCAGATGGGCAACTCGGAGGTGGGCCACACCAACATCGGCGCTGGCCGAGTCGTCTACCAGGACCTGGTGCGCATCAACCGCGCCGCTGAGTCCGGCGAGCTGGGCCAGAACCCCGTGCTCCGCGCGGCCATGGACGGCGTGAAGGCGGACGGCAAGGCGCTGCACCTGCTCGGGCTGGTGTCTCCCGGCGGCGTGCACTCGTCCATGGAGCACCTGTACGCGCTGCTGCGCGCCGCGCGTGAGCGGGGTGTCCCCCACGTCTATGTGCACGCCTTCCTGGACGGTCGCGACACGCCGCCGCAGAGCGCGCTGGGCTACGTGGAGGAGCTGGAGCGCTTCCTCCACGAGACGCATGCCGGCCGCATCGCCACGGTGAGCGGGCGCTACTACGCCATGGACCGCGACAAGCGGTGGGACCGGGTGCAGCTCGCCTACGAGGCGCTGGTGTACGGCAGGGGCCCCAAGGCACCGGACGCGCTGAGCGCCATCCGCGCGTCCTACGCGGAGAAGGTGACGGACGAGTTCGTGAAGCCCACGGTGCTGGCCAGCGGCGACGGCACGCCGGTGGGCCGCATCCAGGACGGCGACACGGTGCTCTTCTTCAACTTCCGCGCGGACCGGGCCCGGGAGCTGACGAAGGCGCTCGCGTACCCGGACTTCAAGGAGTTCGACCGGGGTGGACTGCGGCTGGGCCGCTACGTCTGCATGACCCAGTACGATGAGACTTTCGACTTGCCGGTGGCCTTCGCGCCGGACCAGCCGCAGGACATCTTCCCGGAATTGCTGTCCCAGAGGGGCCTGCGCCAGCTGCGCACGGCGGAGACGGAGAAGTACGCGCACGTGACGTTCTTCTTCAACGGCGGCCGCGAGGTGGTGTACCCGGGCGAGGACCGGTACATGGTGCCCAGCCCGCGCGACGTGAAGACGTACGACTTGAAGCCGGAGATGGCCGCGCGCGAGGTGACGGCGGAGCTGGTGCGGCGTCTCGACTCGGGGACGTACGACTTCGCGCTGGTGAACTTCGCCAACCCGGACATGGTGGGCCACAGCGGCCGGCTGGACGCGGCGATGCAGGCGGTGCGGGTGGTGGACGAGTGCCTCGGCGTGCTCGGCAAGGCGTGCGAGCGCAATGGCTGGGTGCTGGCCATCTCCGCGGACCACGGCAACTGCGAGCAGATGGTGGACCCGGTGACGGGCGAGCCGCACACCGCGCACACCCTCAACCCCGTCCCCTTCCACCTCATCCACCCGGCCTTCCGGGGACAGAAGCTGCGGCCGGGCATCCTCGCGGACATCGCCCCCACGCTGTGCAAGGTGATGGGGCTGCCGCAGTCGAAGGAGATGAACCGGATGGGGCTGCTGCCGTGA
- a CDS encoding ComF family protein — MLKALLDLLYPPSCIACAKVLPGPGAFFCEACDTALERLPPACCRTCAEPGTFPGGACHRCRAAPPPFSRAWAPFSHEGPMARAIHRFKYEDHPELAAPLGELLADEARDFLGRAPSFVVALPLHTRRYHARKYDQAQLLAGTLAKATGRESPTGWLTRTRETQRQVGLSESERVSNVASAFTAAPLVKGREVLLVDDVFTTGSTARAAATALREAGAVRVEVLTVARAFSLT; from the coding sequence GTGCTGAAGGCGCTGCTCGACTTGCTCTACCCGCCTTCGTGCATCGCCTGCGCGAAGGTGCTGCCGGGCCCCGGCGCCTTCTTCTGCGAGGCGTGCGACACCGCGCTGGAGCGGCTGCCTCCGGCGTGCTGCCGCACCTGCGCGGAGCCCGGGACGTTCCCCGGCGGAGCCTGTCATCGGTGCCGCGCGGCACCGCCGCCGTTCTCCCGTGCCTGGGCCCCCTTCTCCCACGAGGGGCCCATGGCGCGCGCCATCCACCGCTTCAAGTACGAGGACCACCCGGAGCTGGCCGCGCCGCTGGGCGAGCTGCTCGCGGACGAGGCCCGCGACTTCCTGGGCCGGGCGCCCTCCTTCGTGGTGGCGCTGCCGCTGCACACCCGCCGCTACCACGCGCGCAAGTATGACCAGGCCCAGCTCCTCGCCGGCACGCTGGCCAAGGCCACGGGGCGCGAGTCGCCAACAGGCTGGCTCACTCGCACCCGCGAGACGCAGCGGCAGGTGGGGCTGAGCGAGTCGGAGCGCGTGAGCAACGTGGCCAGCGCCTTCACCGCCGCGCCACTCGTGAAGGGCCGCGAGGTGCTGCTGGTGGATGACGTCTTCACCACGGGCTCCACCGCTCGCGCCGCCGCCACCGCGTTACGTGAAGCCGGCGCCGTGCGGGTGGAGGTGCTGACCGTGGCGCGGGCCTTCAGCCTCACCTGA
- a CDS encoding M1 family metallopeptidase → MRWPLPLLFALLALRCAHAPESQPPAPQPVAAAPAYPEPQPPALRLPDTVRPVLYHLDLKLLPAEPTFTGSVTIDVEVSEPVRQVWLHGQNLEITQARVETGERTLEARAVTASEGRLGLLLPEPLPAGKARIHLSFTGKVDRERSRGLYGVEERGEPYLYTFFEPVDARRAFPCFDEPGFKVPWRLRFTVKSGHVALANHAIVSREPLPEGLERVTFAESRPMPSYLVAFMVGPFDVVDAGTVGRKAVPLRFIVPRGRGPETAYAASVTPRIVTQLEDFFDQPYPYEKLDVAVVPRYWGTMEHPGLVALGQPLTLIPPGEETLARRKWYVTIANHELGHYWFGNIVTCRWWDDIWLNESLTSWLDRKTVETFDPSWGFAREASMGAVSFALDSDALAAALPVRKPADTHDDVLGAFDNGTTYAKGSAVIGMFEAWLGPERMRDLLRGYVREHAWKPVTSEDFATTLSKAAGPDVAKSFRSFLDQPGAPRISAELQCKPGTPTRLKLSQERFLPAGSTASAAQTWSVPVCVRAGTGGGSHRVCTLLTEATGELSLPMRDCPKWLLLNAGGTGYYRAGYSREQLARVLAAPPSQLTVEERLALLADVEAAVRRGDLPLGEALRLVPTTASDKERTIVQRGARLLQLVNEDGLSAAERARFRTWVGEVYGPRARALGWEPRPGDSDEVKQERSRLLELATARGEDPVLVREAGRLARAWLGDRKAVHPEAVPLVLAVAARNGDRALFDTLLKEARGTQDRNERSRMLTALAVFREPALVREALALVSGTEFDPRDTRPLLTGAFMMPETRELAWAFYREHFDTLAGRLRSDELGWLVGLVGNLCDEQRAAEVEAFLGPRVSRLENAPRALVRARESIRLCAESDRLHRQGVQTFLRAPPTVPGPRPTR, encoded by the coding sequence ATGCGCTGGCCCCTGCCCCTCCTCTTCGCACTCCTCGCCCTCCGCTGCGCCCACGCGCCCGAATCGCAGCCTCCCGCACCCCAGCCCGTGGCAGCGGCGCCGGCATATCCGGAGCCCCAGCCCCCCGCGCTGCGGCTGCCCGACACGGTCCGCCCCGTCCTCTACCACCTGGACCTGAAGCTCCTCCCCGCCGAGCCCACGTTCACCGGCTCCGTCACCATCGACGTGGAGGTGAGCGAGCCCGTGCGCCAGGTATGGCTGCATGGCCAGAACCTGGAGATAACGCAGGCCCGCGTCGAGACTGGCGAGCGCACACTGGAGGCCCGCGCCGTCACCGCGAGCGAGGGGCGCCTGGGCCTGCTGCTGCCCGAGCCGCTCCCCGCGGGCAAGGCCCGCATCCACCTGAGCTTCACCGGCAAGGTGGACCGTGAGCGCAGCCGGGGTCTCTACGGCGTGGAGGAGCGCGGCGAGCCGTACCTCTACACCTTCTTCGAGCCCGTGGACGCGCGCCGCGCCTTCCCCTGCTTCGACGAGCCGGGCTTCAAGGTGCCGTGGCGCCTGCGCTTCACGGTGAAGTCCGGGCACGTGGCGCTGGCCAACCACGCCATCGTCTCGCGCGAGCCGCTGCCGGAGGGACTGGAGCGCGTCACCTTCGCGGAGAGCCGTCCCATGCCGAGCTACCTCGTGGCCTTCATGGTGGGCCCCTTCGACGTGGTGGACGCGGGCACAGTGGGGCGCAAGGCCGTGCCGCTGCGCTTCATCGTCCCGCGCGGCCGGGGCCCGGAGACGGCGTACGCGGCCAGCGTCACCCCGCGCATCGTCACGCAATTGGAGGACTTCTTCGACCAGCCGTACCCGTACGAGAAGCTCGACGTGGCGGTGGTGCCCCGCTACTGGGGCACCATGGAGCACCCGGGCCTGGTGGCGCTCGGGCAGCCGCTCACGCTCATCCCTCCCGGCGAGGAGACGCTCGCGCGCCGCAAGTGGTACGTCACCATCGCCAACCACGAGCTGGGCCACTACTGGTTCGGCAACATCGTCACGTGCAGGTGGTGGGACGACATCTGGCTCAACGAGTCCCTCACCTCGTGGCTGGACAGGAAGACGGTGGAGACCTTCGACCCGAGCTGGGGCTTCGCGCGGGAGGCGAGCATGGGCGCGGTGTCCTTCGCGCTCGACTCGGATGCGCTCGCGGCCGCGCTGCCCGTGCGCAAGCCGGCGGACACGCATGACGACGTGCTCGGCGCCTTCGACAACGGCACCACCTATGCCAAGGGCTCGGCGGTCATCGGCATGTTCGAGGCGTGGCTCGGCCCGGAGCGCATGCGAGACTTGCTGCGCGGCTACGTCCGCGAGCACGCCTGGAAGCCGGTGACGTCCGAGGACTTCGCCACCACGCTCTCCAAGGCCGCCGGCCCGGACGTGGCCAAATCCTTCCGGAGCTTCCTCGACCAGCCCGGCGCCCCGCGCATCTCCGCCGAGCTCCAGTGCAAGCCCGGCACGCCGACGCGCCTGAAGCTGTCCCAGGAGCGCTTCCTGCCGGCCGGCTCCACCGCCAGCGCCGCCCAGACGTGGTCGGTGCCGGTGTGCGTGCGCGCTGGGACTGGCGGCGGCTCCCACCGGGTCTGCACGCTGCTCACCGAGGCGACGGGCGAGCTGTCGCTGCCCATGCGGGACTGCCCGAAGTGGCTCCTGCTCAACGCGGGTGGCACCGGTTACTACCGCGCGGGCTACTCGCGCGAGCAGCTCGCGCGGGTGCTGGCCGCGCCCCCGTCGCAGCTGACGGTGGAGGAGCGACTGGCGCTGCTGGCGGACGTGGAGGCCGCGGTGCGCCGGGGCGACCTGCCGCTCGGCGAGGCGCTGCGGCTCGTCCCCACCACCGCGAGCGACAAGGAGCGCACCATCGTCCAGCGCGGCGCGCGGCTGCTGCAGCTCGTGAACGAGGACGGTCTGTCCGCGGCGGAGCGCGCCCGCTTCCGGACGTGGGTGGGCGAAGTCTACGGCCCCCGGGCACGCGCGCTGGGCTGGGAGCCCAGGCCGGGCGACAGCGACGAGGTGAAGCAGGAACGCTCGCGCCTGCTGGAGCTGGCGACGGCGCGCGGTGAGGACCCCGTCCTCGTCCGCGAGGCGGGCCGGCTCGCGCGGGCGTGGCTGGGCGACCGGAAGGCCGTCCACCCGGAGGCGGTGCCCCTGGTGCTGGCGGTGGCGGCGCGCAACGGGGACCGGGCGCTCTTCGACACGCTGCTCAAGGAGGCGCGTGGGACGCAGGACCGGAACGAGCGCAGCCGGATGCTCACCGCGCTCGCCGTGTTCCGTGAGCCCGCGCTGGTGCGCGAGGCGCTGGCCCTCGTGTCGGGCACGGAGTTCGACCCGCGCGACACCCGGCCCCTCCTCACGGGCGCCTTCATGATGCCCGAGACGCGCGAGCTGGCGTGGGCCTTCTACCGCGAGCACTTCGACACGCTCGCGGGGCGGCTGCGCTCGGACGAGCTGGGCTGGCTCGTCGGGCTCGTGGGCAACCTCTGCGACGAGCAACGCGCCGCGGAGGTGGAGGCCTTCCTCGGGCCGCGCGTCTCGCGCCTGGAGAACGCACCGCGCGCGCTCGTCCGGGCCCGGGAGTCCATCCGCCTGTGCGCCGAGTCCGACCGGCTCCACCGGCAGGGCGTGCAGACCTTCCTGCGCGCTCCCCCCACGGTGCCCGGCCCCCGTCCGACGCGCTGA
- a CDS encoding arylamine N-acetyltransferase family protein, translating into MFDAARYLERLGVDAGLPLAELHRVHLQSIAFENLDIHLKRPILLDEDAFFDKVIVQRRGGFCYELNGLFARLLRTLGHDVTLLSARVATQPDGGAYGPEFDHLALLLEDASGRWLVDVGFGDCFLEPLRFDERGVQVQDGRGYRLAEEGESLVLWREAATEGWEAQYVVSPIPRQLADFASMCHHQQTSPDSIFTQRRLCTRATPDGRITLKEGMLVVTTGGVRHEQSLPDEAAWRDALARHFDITLPKGG; encoded by the coding sequence ATGTTCGACGCCGCACGCTACCTGGAGCGCCTCGGGGTGGACGCGGGCTTGCCGCTCGCCGAGCTCCACCGCGTCCACCTCCAGTCCATTGCCTTCGAGAACCTCGACATCCACCTGAAGCGGCCCATCCTCCTCGACGAGGATGCCTTCTTCGACAAGGTCATCGTCCAGCGGCGCGGTGGGTTCTGCTACGAGCTCAACGGGCTCTTCGCCCGCCTGCTGCGGACGCTCGGGCACGACGTGACGCTGCTCTCGGCGCGCGTGGCCACGCAGCCCGACGGTGGCGCCTATGGCCCCGAGTTCGACCACCTGGCGCTCCTGCTGGAGGACGCCTCGGGCCGCTGGCTGGTCGACGTCGGCTTCGGCGACTGCTTCCTGGAGCCGCTGCGATTCGACGAGCGTGGTGTCCAGGTGCAGGACGGGCGCGGCTACCGGCTCGCCGAGGAGGGTGAGTCACTCGTCCTCTGGCGCGAGGCTGCAACGGAGGGCTGGGAGGCCCAGTACGTCGTCTCCCCCATCCCTCGCCAGCTCGCGGACTTCGCCAGCATGTGTCACCACCAGCAGACGTCTCCGGACTCCATCTTCACGCAGCGCCGCCTGTGCACCCGGGCCACCCCCGACGGACGCATCACCCTCAAGGAGGGAATGCTCGTCGTCACCACGGGCGGTGTCCGCCACGAGCAGTCGCTCCCGGACGAGGCCGCCTGGAGGGACGCGCTCGCTCGGCACTTCGACATCACCCTCCCCAAAGGCGGGTGA
- a CDS encoding chemotaxis protein CheW, with product MMNAGTPGNAEPYLHFVVGGEHYAAPAAHVAGVVPEAQLEPLLGAPPHVRGVLVQEGQAVPVVDLSHLLGQALRTVRTRPTVVVAQVHCCGEPLRLGLAVDGVGAPLQLSARDVVPAPSFGAAMPVDFLVGMGRHGEGLVLLMDVARVLSEPQLHKALMLVSPAGPKAHGN from the coding sequence ATGATGAACGCCGGCACACCCGGGAACGCCGAGCCGTACCTCCACTTCGTGGTGGGCGGCGAGCACTACGCCGCGCCCGCCGCGCATGTGGCGGGTGTGGTACCCGAGGCTCAGCTGGAGCCGCTCCTGGGCGCACCGCCCCACGTTCGCGGGGTCCTCGTCCAGGAAGGCCAGGCCGTCCCGGTGGTGGACCTGTCCCACCTGCTGGGTCAGGCGTTGCGCACGGTTCGGACGCGGCCCACGGTGGTGGTGGCGCAGGTGCACTGCTGCGGGGAGCCGCTGCGGCTGGGCCTCGCGGTGGACGGCGTGGGCGCTCCGCTGCAGCTGTCCGCACGCGACGTGGTGCCGGCGCCCTCCTTCGGCGCCGCCATGCCGGTGGACTTCCTGGTGGGCATGGGCCGGCACGGCGAGGGGCTGGTGCTGCTGATGGACGTGGCGCGCGTCCTCTCCGAGCCCCAGCTCCACAAGGCCCTGATGCTGGTCTCCCCGGCCGGGCCAAAGGCCCACGGGAACTGA